In Desulforamulus hydrothermalis Lam5 = DSM 18033, a genomic segment contains:
- a CDS encoding GerAB/ArcD/ProY family transporter, protein MSNENNLITSKQLIFTIISALIGVGILTLTSTVAREARQDAWISLIIGALVPLLGLFTINLIGSRFPRLTFAEYAEKIIGKWPGKLLALIFVLYTLVFAGIVIRIFVDILKIYFFPLTPVWALGGLIIFVAAYLASQSAQVVVRVNELMFYESLLLIAFAVGAMPQIDITFFQPVGEAGWEQILKGAYKTMFAFLGLEILLVYYPLVQRKNEIIKAGITALGIVFVIYLMIVVTVMGVFGPDVSNLIRFGFMVLIKTYQTPVVERGEFFFIIFWVFVSFRPAANLLFTGRYSLEKILGVKAPAVTTLIMYPFILFACLLPRNFEQVLDYSTYVSFVGMAYMLGVPLLLLIIARWRGLDGDKNYANT, encoded by the coding sequence ATGAGCAATGAAAACAACCTGATTACCAGTAAGCAGTTGATTTTTACCATAATCAGCGCCTTGATCGGGGTGGGTATTCTCACCCTTACTTCCACTGTGGCCCGGGAAGCCAGGCAGGACGCCTGGATTTCGCTTATTATCGGCGCTTTGGTACCCTTGCTGGGGTTGTTCACTATTAATTTAATCGGCAGCAGATTTCCCCGGTTAACCTTTGCCGAATATGCAGAAAAAATCATTGGCAAATGGCCGGGCAAACTGCTGGCTTTGATATTTGTCCTTTATACCCTTGTTTTTGCCGGTATTGTTATCAGGATATTTGTGGACATCCTGAAAATTTATTTTTTTCCGCTTACGCCGGTGTGGGCGTTGGGCGGGCTGATAATTTTTGTGGCAGCATATCTGGCCTCCCAGAGCGCCCAGGTGGTGGTACGGGTTAATGAGTTAATGTTCTACGAATCTTTACTTTTGATAGCCTTTGCAGTGGGGGCTATGCCGCAAATTGACATCACTTTTTTCCAGCCTGTAGGTGAGGCGGGTTGGGAGCAAATTTTAAAGGGTGCTTATAAGACGATGTTCGCCTTTTTAGGACTGGAAATACTGCTGGTGTATTACCCATTGGTACAGCGCAAAAATGAAATAATTAAGGCCGGTATCACAGCTTTAGGCATTGTTTTTGTGATTTATTTAATGATTGTAGTTACAGTGATGGGAGTTTTTGGGCCGGATGTCAGCAACTTAATCAGGTTTGGTTTTATGGTTTTGATTAAAACCTACCAAACTCCGGTGGTGGAACGGGGAGAATTCTTTTTTATTATTTTCTGGGTGTTTGTTTCCTTTCGGCCGGCTGCCAATTTACTGTTTACCGGTCGTTATTCCCTGGAAAAAATCCTGGGTGTAAAGGCGCCGGCTGTTACCACGCTAATTATGTATCCGTTCATATTATTTGCTTGCTTGCTGCCCAGGAACTTTGAGCAAGTGCTGGATTACAGCACCTATGTGAGTTTTGTGGGCATGGCCTACATGCTGGGGGTGCCCCTGTTGCTGCTGATAATTGCCCGTTGGCGCGGCCTGGACGGTGATAAAAACTATGCCAATACCTAG
- a CDS encoding spore germination protein, whose translation MSLKNVFGKWKKPKKTQQAKIINRADRGDTLSGRLAEDEDTVFQGLGGSVDIVRRKVLVAGTPAVLIYIEGIVDTDVIQKEVLAKLQQATEIPRPGTAALQYIAEKVLSAQTAAVACAISDILAEVLLGKSVLLLADCRCALLIGTKGGTRRAIQEPPTERTVRGSREGFIEDIAVNMAIIRRKLKSPNLIMEAALLGRRSRTKVVITYLSDVADPKLVQEVRRRISQIDIDAVLGSGYLEKHFEDRPYSLFPQTYGTERPDKVVANMLEGRVAILVDGTPYTLVVPAVFIQFMQGAEDYYERTIVGSVARLVRYLAFVITTTLTAIYIALITYNHSLLPSDLLLAVAKEREELPFTPLVEAMFMEMVIEILREAALRLPSTVGQSLGVVGGIVIGQAVISAKLVSPLIVVMVSLATISSFVFPSYSMALAIRLIKFPLIFLAAVFGALGIAVGWLVLIIHLVSLESFGVPYLAPLAPTRYADLGDTLVVSRIWQHKKRPVTFNTADKQRISDSPQEHRHEQ comes from the coding sequence ATGTCATTAAAAAATGTTTTTGGTAAATGGAAGAAACCCAAAAAAACCCAACAGGCTAAAATTATTAACCGGGCTGACCGGGGCGATACCCTAAGCGGCCGCTTGGCCGAAGATGAAGATACGGTTTTTCAGGGACTGGGCGGCAGTGTTGATATTGTCCGGCGTAAAGTTTTAGTTGCCGGCACACCGGCGGTATTGATTTATATTGAGGGTATTGTTGATACAGATGTCATTCAAAAGGAAGTTTTAGCCAAGCTGCAGCAAGCAACAGAAATACCCCGGCCGGGCACAGCCGCTTTGCAGTATATTGCCGAGAAAGTTTTATCAGCCCAGACAGCCGCTGTTGCTTGCGCAATATCTGATATCCTGGCGGAAGTGCTGCTGGGTAAAAGTGTTTTGCTGCTGGCGGATTGCCGGTGTGCTTTGCTTATTGGCACCAAAGGCGGCACCCGAAGGGCCATCCAGGAACCGCCCACCGAACGGACCGTGCGGGGTTCCCGGGAAGGATTTATTGAAGACATTGCGGTGAATATGGCCATTATCCGGCGTAAACTTAAATCTCCGAATTTAATTATGGAAGCTGCCCTGCTGGGCCGGCGCAGCCGCACCAAGGTGGTAATTACCTATTTATCAGATGTTGCGGATCCGAAGCTGGTGCAGGAAGTCCGCCGCCGCATCTCGCAAATTGACATAGATGCGGTGCTGGGTTCGGGGTACCTGGAAAAACATTTTGAAGACCGTCCTTATAGTTTGTTTCCGCAAACCTATGGCACCGAACGGCCGGATAAAGTGGTGGCCAATATGCTGGAGGGACGGGTGGCTATCCTGGTGGACGGCACACCTTACACCCTGGTGGTGCCGGCGGTGTTTATCCAGTTTATGCAGGGTGCGGAAGATTATTATGAACGCACCATTGTAGGTTCGGTGGCGAGGCTGGTCAGGTACCTGGCCTTTGTCATTACCACCACTCTGACGGCAATTTATATTGCCTTGATTACCTATAACCATTCACTGCTGCCCAGTGACTTGCTGCTGGCGGTGGCCAAAGAAAGGGAAGAGTTGCCCTTTACGCCGCTGGTGGAAGCCATGTTTATGGAAATGGTGATAGAAATTCTGCGTGAGGCTGCCCTGCGCCTGCCCTCCACCGTAGGCCAGTCCCTCGGCGTGGTGGGCGGTATTGTAATCGGTCAGGCGGTAATCTCCGCCAAATTGGTGAGCCCCTTAATTGTTGTCATGGTATCCCTGGCCACCATCAGTTCCTTTGTTTTTCCCAGTTACAGCATGGCCCTGGCAATCCGCCTGATTAAATTTCCCCTGATATTTTTGGCGGCTGTTTTTGGCGCCCTGGGTATCGCTGTGGGCTGGCTGGTCTTAATTATTCACCTGGTTTCCCTGGAAAGTTTCGGGGTGCCTTACCTGGCCCCGCTGGCTCCCACCCGGTATGCAGACCTGGGCGATACTCTGGTGGTTTCCCGGATTTGGCAGCATAAAAAGCGCCCGGTAACCTTTAATACGGCAGATAAGCAAAGGATAAGCGACAGCCCGCAGGAGCATAGGCATGAGCAATGA